The DNA region tatcatgcttttcatagttacgaatgtcttgtcgatgtttatgatttccaaagaacgtaatgattctaacttgtatctttatcatgctgttcatatagagaacttgttaggaataatttgtttgcgatgcatattcatccaattcaatgattctagggaaatctgaaggttaatttaagcggacctaattaacttggagtgtcgaggttcataacttgttaaattgataactggaaatcgatttagattgcatatatttcatgtgtggagaagaaccccttagctattccatcatccattgattcatcacaattttgtcttacaatctgttttctttacaatctgtccatttagtttattttcgtccaaatcaaatccccatttattttgaagtcctagattagttataaagtgtgttggtttatgtttttaagtgttttggtacaagttaaaacccaaattcgtccaatttggtgctttgtgttcaaaactgcccagaaagtgtttttaaggcagttttgagtcttttagttgctgttttgagtttttggtttgttttagtattttaaacgttagttttgcattccttgagtctaatctagtgttttaaactttgtttttgcgtttctaattcagttttcaagtgattagtgcccctagttaatccccggttagaacgatccctacttacatcattactacaattgtcacaaatagggtttaatttgtgtgtcaacataattttcacatcaaattttggcgccgttgccggggattagcaaagttgctaatcccttgtcttgagtcttgtttaaattgtttagttttctgttttgtttttaaattttgcaccgtgtgtgtgtgttttgtttttgtgccgTGTATAGGCACCTTATTTCCTTACTTGCGCTGAGTCTATTAAGTTGGTTACTAACCTTGTTTGCTCTTGTGtgtaggtactagtttatgacccgtagctcacaatctgttcgtgagcatatcttcgactttgacggtgattttgagaggactttgagaaggaacaagaaattgcaagagtctaatcctcctagtcccgaacctgaattagaagagcaagaagttgaggttgaagaggaaGTACCAACCATGGCAGCCGACAATCGAACcatcaaggagctttctgccTCGGGTTTGGCCAATGCAGCCCCTCTTtgcatccaataccctaggGCAGCCCCTGAGAAGACCGATGAatttgagttgaagtcaagtttgctacatcATATACCCAAGTTCCATGGGTTATCAATGGAGGACCCCAATAAGCATTTAAAGGAGTTCGAAGTAGTATGCTCGAGTATGACAACACCGGTGAACGTGGACGGcaacatattgaagatgaaggcttttcccttttctttgttggaaaaggccaaggattggttgtatgagttggttcccggaactgtcacatcgtgGGAGAGTATGCAGCGAGCTTTCTTAGAGAAGTTCTTTCCGACATCACGAGTCATTC from Malus domestica chromosome 01, GDT2T_hap1 includes:
- the LOC139196322 gene encoding uncharacterized protein produces the protein MAADNRTIKELSASGLANAAPLCIQYPRAAPEKTDEFELKSSLLHHIPKFHGLSMEDPNKHLKEFEVVCSSMTTPVNVDGNILKMKAFPFSLLEKAKDWLYELVPGTVTSWESMQRAFLEKFFPTSRVILLRKKISGIQQSPVG